In a single window of the Coffea eugenioides isolate CCC68of chromosome 3, Ceug_1.0, whole genome shotgun sequence genome:
- the LOC113764868 gene encoding uncharacterized protein LOC113764868 yields MRSSSSALWPENSNSYPNTAPSTSSSMNLQQPLLQAAACATHTANPKSSCYNVFRLLARREVAPRMKHSSKKLWGEASARHVDAFGTKSDAEIDARRGLISWVEAESLQHLTADYCPLLPPPRSTIAAAFSPDGKTLASTHGDHTVKIIDCQTGKCLKVLSGHRRTPWVVRFHPLYPDLLASGSLDHEVRLWDAKTAECIGSRDFYRPIASIAFHARGEFLAVASGHKLYIWHYNRRAETSPPTIVLKTRRSLRAVHFHPYAAPFLLTAEVNDLDSTDSSMTLATSPGYLRYPPPTVYLADAHSNSRSNLANELPLLSLPFLIWPLVGRSDSRLPLQQTDTDVGLDSAQQRVDPSNSVRLLTYSTPTGQYEVLLSPMEPNSSTEEQQPNSLMGETDNAVSQPVVDAMETDIQPEERNNHFFPFSDPAYWELPFLQGWLIGQSQAGLRAMRSQNGGGNEHISSFNNIENPAPLSSSMSNDAAHSRVTGRSGSRHRSSRPRVPGAGSGDGATYNSIVHDDGNTNPIISQVQPEVATSMAAAATAELPCTVKLRIWSHDVKDPCAPLDAERCRLTIPHAVLCSEMGAHFSPCGRFLAACVACVLPNMEADPGFPGQVHHDATGVATSPTRHPISAHKVMYELRVYSLEEATFGMVLASRAIRAAHCLTSIQFSPTSEHLLLAYGRRHSSLLKSVVIDGELTVPIYTILEIYRVSDMELVRVLPSAEDEVNVACFHPSVGGGLVYGTKEGKLRILQFNNPNGLNPASASFSHENMLEVPTYALEG; encoded by the exons ATGAGGTCGTCGTCGTCGGCGTTATGGCCGGAGAATTCGAATTCCTATCCAAATACTGCTCCATCGACGTCGTCGTCGATGAATCTGCAACAGCCGCTGCTGCAGGCGGCGGCTTGCGCCACCCATACAGCAAATCCGAAAAGCAG TTGTTATAATGTATTTCGGTTATTAGCTCGGAGAGAGGTTGCCCCTCGAATGAAACATTCTTCAAAGAAGCTTTGGGGAGAGGCTTCTGCACGTCATGTGGATGCTTTTGGTACAAAAAGTGATGCAGAAATTGACGCAAGGCGAGGTCTCATCTCATG GGTGGAGGCGGAGTCTTTGCAACATTTAACAGCTGACTATTGTCCTCTTCTGCCTCCCCCAAGGTCAACTATTGCAGCAGCCTTCAGTCCTGATGGGAAAACACTTGCTTCTACGCA TGGTGACCATACTGTAAAGATAATTGATTGCCAGACTGGGAAATGCTTAAAGGTGCTGAGTGGTCATCGGAGGACACCATGGGTG GTTAGATTCCATCCACTGTATCCTGATCTTCTAGCCAGTGGAAGTTTGGACCATGAAGTTCGATTATGGGATGCAAAAACTGCAGAATGTATAGGATCGCGTGATTTTT ACCGCCCTATAGCTTCCATTGCTTTCCATGCTCGGGGGGAATTTCTGGCTGTGGCTTCAGGCCACAAG CTTTACATATGGCACTACAATAGGAGGGCAGAGACATCCCCACCAACAATTGTACTTAAGACACGCCGTTCCTTACGGGCTGTGCATTTCCACCCTTATGCTGCTCCATTTCTTCTCACTGCTGAG GTTAATGACCTTGATTCAACTGATTCTTCAATGACACTTGCAACTTCCCCTGGTTACTTGCGCTACCCTCCTCCTACCGTTTATTTGGCAGATGCTCATTCAAATTCGCGGTCTAATCTGGCTAATGAGTTGCCTCTTTTATCTTTACCATTCTTGATATGGCCTTTGGTTGGTAGAAGTGATAGCAGATTACCTTTGCAGCAGACTGATACAGATGTGGGTCTTGATAGTGCACAACAAAGAGTGGATCCATCTAACTCTGTGCGACTTCTCACGTATTCAACTCCAACGGGTCAGTACGAAGTTTTGCTGTCTCCTATGGAACCGAATAGTTCGACAGAAGAGCAACAACCTAATTCTTTGATGGGGGAGACAGATAATGCTGTATCCCAGCCCGTGGTGGATGCGATGGAGACTGATATTCAACCTGAGGAAAGAAACAATCATTTTTTCCCTTTCAGTGATCCAGCATACTGGGAACTTCCATTTCTGCAAGGATGGTTGATTGGACAAAGCCAAGCTGGCCTCCGTGCCATGCGTTCACAAAATGGTGGTGGTAATGAGcatatttcttcttttaataATATAGAGAATCCTGCTCCATTAAGTTCCTCTATGTCAAATGATGCTGCTCATTCAAGAGTTACTGGAAGATCCGGCTCACGGCACCGCTCCTCACGGCCACGTGTACCTGGAGCTGGATCTGGTGATGGTGCTACTTATAACAGTATTGTACATGATGATGGCAACACTAATCCTATCATAAGCCAGGTTCAGCCTGAGGTAGCCACTTCAATGGCAGCAGCAGCAACTGCTGAGTTACCATGCACCGTGAAACTTCGGATATGGTCTCATGATGTTAAAGATCCTTGTGCACCTCTTGATGCAGAAAGATGTCGCTTAACCATACCCCATGCAGTTCTTTGTAG TGAAATGGGAGCCCATTTTTCGCCGTGTGGTAGATTTTTAGCAGCCTGTGTCGCTTGTGTCCTACCAAACATGGAAGCTGATCCTGGTTTTCCGGGGCAAGTCCATCATGATGCCACTGGGGTTGCGACATCCCCAACCAGACATCCAATTTCAGCCCACAAAGTAATGTATGAGCTGCGAGTATATTCTCTTGAGGAGGCAAC atttGGGATGGTGCTTGCATCACGGGCCATCAGAGCTGCTCATTGTTTAACTTCCATTCAG TTCTCCCCTACGTCTGAGCATCTATTACTTGCTTATGGCCGTCGTCACAGTTCACTTCTCAAAAGTGTTGTGATTGATGGAGAGCTGACTGTACCAATTTATACAATTCTGGAG ATATACAGAGTTTCTGACATGGAACTTGTAAGAGTTCTTCCCAGTGCTGAGGATGAGGTCAATGTGGCTTGTTTTCATCCTTCAGTTGGTGGCGGTCTTGTGTATGGAACCAAG GAAGGCAAGCTAAGGATCCTTCAATTCAATAACCCTAATGGTTTAAATCCTGCATCAGCATCTTTTTCTCATGAAAACATGTTAGAG GTCCCCACATATGCTTTAGAAGGCTAA
- the LOC113765198 gene encoding LOW QUALITY PROTEIN: beta-amylase 1, chloroplastic (The sequence of the model RefSeq protein was modified relative to this genomic sequence to represent the inferred CDS: inserted 2 bases in 1 codon) produces MAMSMPHQIGALAGTPIAAESGGLTGEGAQSAATVSTSAVWRSPVTNLRVSVQKPGDVERVSPLSSPPLSPVRAGMRPDLSVACQAFATAAETETAVEKVHSFPESSTQKKEKXGLPVFVMMPLDSVKMDNTVNRRKAMNASLQALKSAGVEGIMMDVWWGLVERDEPGKYNFGGYVELLEMAKKHGLKVQAVMSFHQCGGNVGDSCTIPLPRWATEEIDKDPGLAYTDQWGRRNYEYISLGCDTLPVLKGRTPVQCYSDFMLAFRDKFEHLLGDTIVEIQVGMGPAGELRYPSYPEQNGTWKFPGIGAFQCYDKYMLSSLKAAAEAYGKPEWGSTGPTDAGHYNNWPDDTNFFRKEGGGWDSEYGEFFLTWYSKMLLDHGERILQSAKAIFENGGVKISVKIAGIHWHYGTRSHAPELTAGYYNTRLRDGYLPIAQMLARHGAIFNFTCIEMRDHEQPQDALCAPEKLVRQVALATQQAQVPLAGENALPRYDEYAHEQILKTAALNIDGNSTNREMCAFTYLRMSPDLFHPDNWRRFVAFVKKMKEGKDVHRCWEQVEREAEHFVHVTQPFVQEAAVALRH; encoded by the exons ATGGCAATGAGTATGCCGCATCAGATCGGAGCATTGGCCGGAACGCCGATAGCAGCGGAGTCCGGAGGACTAACAGGAGAGGGAGCTCAATCGGCAGCAACAGTTAGCACGTCGGCAGTGTGGAGATCACCGGTGACGAATCTCCGGGTTTCAGTGCAGAAACCGGGAGATGTAGAAAGGGTTTCACCCCTTTCGTCGCCGCCGTTGAGCCCGGTAAGGGCCGGCATGCGACCAGATCTCTCGGTTGCATGCCAAGCATTTGCGACCGCCGCGGAGACAGAGACGGCGGTCGAAAAAGTTCATAGCTTTCCTGAAAGTTCTACccagaagaaggaaaa agggtTGCCGGTTTTCGTGATGATGCCGTTGGATAGTGTGAAAATGGATAACACGGTGAATAGGAGAAAGGCGATGAATGCAAGTTTGCAGGCGCTGAAGAGTGCTGGGGTAGAAGGGATAATGATGGATGTTTGGTGGGGATTAGTAGAGAGGGATGAACCAGGGAAGTATAATTTCGGTGGCTATGTTGAGCTCTTGGAAATGGCGAAAAAACATGGGTTGAAAGTTCAGGCGGTCATGTCTTTCCATCAATGTGGAGGAAACGTTGGTGATTCTTGCAC TATCCCTCTCCCAAGATGGGCGACAGAAGAGATTGACAAAGATCCTGGCCTTGCATACACAGATCAATGGGGGAGGAGAAATTATGAATACATCTCTCTTGGATGTGACACCCTTCCAGTACTCAAAGGAAGGACACCTGTCCAGTGTTATTCTGACTTTATGCTGGCTTTCAGAGACAAATTTGAGCACCTGCTGGGAGATACCATTGTG GAAATACAGGTTGGAATGGGTCCTGCTGGTGAGCTCCGCTATCCTTCATATCCTGAACAGAACGGAACGTGGAAGTTCCCTGGGATTGGAGCTTTTCAGTGCTATGACAAG TACATGCTAAGTAGCTTAAAAGCTGCAGCAGAAGCATATGGAAAGCCTGAATGGGGAAGCACTGGCCCAACAGATGCTGGCCATTATAACAACTGGCCAGATGACACAAACTTCTTCAGAAAGGAAGGTGGTGGCTGGGACAGTGAATATGGAGAGTTCTTCCTCACCTGGTATTCCAAGATGCTTTTAGATCATGGCGAGAGGATACTGCAATCTGCTAAAGCTATTTTTGAGAATGGAGGGGTCAAAATATCAGTGAAAATTGCTGGAATCCACTGGCATTACGGAACAAGGTCCCATGCCCCTGAGCTTACAGCTGGATATTACAATACTAGATTGCGTGATGGATACCTTCCCATTGCTCAGATGCTGGCGCGCCACGGTGCAATATTCAACTTTACTTGCATTGAGATGCGAGACCATGAGCAGCCACAAGATGCACTTTGCGCACCTGAGAAGCTTGTTAGGCAAGTGGCTTTAGCTACACAGCAAGCTCAAGTTCCTCTCGCTGGAGAAAATGCATTGCCAAGGTATGATGAATATGCACATGAGCAGATACTAAAGACAGCAGCATTAAATATTGACGGTAACTCGACCAACAGAGAAATGTGTGCTTTCACATACTTGAGGATGAGCCCAGACTTGTTCCACCCTGATAATTGGAGAAGGTTTGTGGcatttgtgaagaaaatgaaGGAAGGAAAAGACGTCCACCGGTGTTGGGAGCAAGTGGAGCGCGAGGCTGAGCATTTCGTACACGTAACTCAGCCATTTGTGCAAGAAGCTGCTGTAGCTCTGAGGCACTAG
- the LOC113764522 gene encoding late embryogenesis abundant protein 1 gives MSSTQFNAGETHGKTQAKTEQLVDSCKDTANAARDRSAQAADQSAGFLQQTGEQVKSMAQGAIDGVKNTLGVGDNNTKK, from the exons ATGTCGAGCACTCAGTTTAATGCAGGCGAAACCCATGGCAAAACTCAG GCCAAGACAGAGCAATTGGTTGATTCATGCAAGGATACAGCAAATGCAGCCCGTGACCGATCTGCCCAGGCTGCAGATCAGAGTGCAGGATTCCTTCAGCAG ACTGGTGAGCAAGTGAAGAGCATGGCTCAGGGTGCTATTGATGGTGTGAAGAACACGCTTGGAGTTGGTGACAACAACACTAAGAAGTGA